In Trifolium pratense cultivar HEN17-A07 linkage group LG7, ARS_RC_1.1, whole genome shotgun sequence, a genomic segment contains:
- the LOC123894973 gene encoding F-box/LRR-repeat protein At4g14103-like, whose product MEFGLAGSGVRTPREKPLKKHKVNECEDITNKLPEPLISRILSLLPTKDAARTSVLSKKWMYRWISVSKLDLDDSLFYNPKKKTGGVQHFRNFVNRALLLTKGSSLESFSLAMTNKCDISLLNTWISSVLIPQKIKNLRIHSKCEWSVSPLASRSLFNSIFLEELVLQMFCCDIEVPTKDVYFGSLKFVKLHEIIFFNGLSIDYLSLILPVLEKFEIRNCDWLFGKGVIVKAPLLESVCIEQDVMPSRDELRSCEIKFSDCHLKEFTFNGYAISQPVVMSDPLIAQNARANITLSEYEDGTPEARLRAFVLLNQFSHAKSIKFDGSEVLPQPNVAALPEFPMLGHLELGLIRFEVLFGLLQRSPILKTLTFKGIFKFDLELLNSTPVPDCFASTLQVVKFARVCGFEHELCLAKFFMENGKVLERMSFSLASLALGKSKIMEDFKEKLFSFKKGFSFAIVEFSYD is encoded by the exons ATGGAGTTTGGTTTAGCTGGATCCGGCGTTAGAACCCCAAGGGAAAAGCCTCTTAAGAAGCATAAGGTAAATGAATGTGAAGATATAACCAACAAGCTACCTGAACCGCTTATAAGTCGCATTCTTTCTCTTCTCCCAACAAAAGATGCAGCACGTACAAGTGTGTTATCTAAGAAATGGATGTACCGTTGGATCTCCGTCTCCAAGCTGGACTTAGATGATAGTCTGTTCTATAATCCCAAGAAGAAAACCGGTGGAGTTCAACACTTTAGAAACTTCGTCAATCGTGCACTACTTCTCACTAAAGGTTCAAGCTTGGAAAGTTTTTCACTTGCCATGACTAACAAGTGTGATATTTCTCTTCTAAATACATGGATCTCTTCTGTCTTGAtcccacaaaaaataaaaaatcttcgTATCCATTCGAAATGTGAATGGTCCGTCTCTCCTCTTGCATCTCGGTCTCTGTTCAACTCCATCTTTTTAGAAGAATTAGTGCTGCAGATGTTTTGTTGTGATATTGAAGTTCCCACCAAGGATGTTTACTTTGGAAGCCTAAAATTCGTTAAGTTGCATGAAATCATATTTTTCAATGGCTTGTCAATTGACTATCTGAGCCTTATTTTACCAGTCCTTGAAAAGTTTGAGATTAGAAACTGTGATTGGTTATTTGGAAAGGGTGTAATTGTAAAAGCACCTCTACTCGAAAGTGTTTGCATAGAGCAAGACGTTATGCCATCACGTGACGAGCTGCGTAGTTGTGAAATCAAATTTTCTGATTGTCATCTGAAAGAATTTACTTTTAATGGTTATGCTATATCACAACCCGTAGTTATGTCAGATCCATTGATAGCACAAAATGCTCGTGCTAATATAACTTTAAGTGAGTATGAAGATGGAACTCCAGAAGCAAGATTACGTGCATTTGTGCTTCTCAATCAGTTCAGTCATGCCAAATCTATCAAATTTGACGGGTCTGAG GTTCTCCCACAACCAAATGTGGCTGCTCTACCTGAATTTCCAATGTTAGGCCATTTGGAGCTCGGCTTAATTAGGTTTGAAGTTTTGTTTGGCTTACTTCAAAGGTCACCAATTCTCAAAACTCTAACTTTCAAG GGAATATTTAAATTCGACCTGGAGCTTCTGAATTCTACTCCTGTGCCCGATTGTTTTGCATCAACACTTCAAGTTGTGAAATTTGCAAGAGTTTGTGGGTTCGAACATGAGTTGTGTTTAgctaaattttttatggaaaatggtAAGGTGCTCGAGAGGATGAGTTTCTCCCTTGCTAGTCTAGCACTAGGCAAATCGAAGATCATGGAAGACTTTAAGGAGAAACTATTCTCATTTAAGAAAGGTTTCTCTTTCGCTATTGTTGAATTTTCATATGATTAG